Proteins from a single region of Deinococcus aquaedulcis:
- a CDS encoding cation:proton antiporter, whose translation MANTRKMLALALLLSGSALAAGSEGSAQLLFSLFWVVLAATLCGALAGRLGIPAVVGQVGAGLLIGPGVLNLVQVNDVLLSLAELGAVFLLFMVGLETRFRDLLAVGKEAVAVALLGIALPLGLGLAFGLWQNHGLLTALFIGTALVATSVGITAKVLQELGLLDARFAQIILGAAIIDDILGLTLLAVVGSLGAGESVGAGKVALILGLSLGFVALVLALGLPLIRRFEPRLRSLSLSRMFNVAVVVGLGVAALSTVAGLAPIIGAFLAGMVLAEVKDELEFESKVHALEAFLAPIFFVVVGLQVDLGVLGSAAVLISGGVLTLLAVAGKLLGGVLGARGLGRDAWLVGVGMVPRGEVGLIVISLGLAAGIITGPVYAQVLLMVLLTTVLAPLALRVLARRVQPT comes from the coding sequence ATGGCAAATACAAGGAAAATGCTGGCGCTTGCGCTGTTGCTGTCCGGCTCGGCGCTGGCGGCGGGTTCAGAGGGCAGCGCGCAGCTGCTGTTCAGCCTGTTCTGGGTGGTGCTGGCGGCGACCCTGTGCGGCGCGCTGGCGGGGCGGCTGGGCATTCCGGCGGTGGTGGGGCAGGTGGGGGCAGGCCTCCTGATTGGGCCTGGGGTGCTGAATCTGGTGCAGGTGAACGATGTGCTACTCAGTCTGGCTGAACTGGGGGCGGTGTTCCTGCTGTTCATGGTAGGCCTGGAAACCCGCTTCCGCGACCTGCTGGCGGTGGGCAAGGAAGCGGTGGCCGTGGCGCTGCTGGGCATTGCCCTGCCGCTGGGCCTGGGGCTGGCGTTTGGGCTGTGGCAGAACCACGGGTTGCTCACGGCGCTGTTTATCGGCACGGCCCTGGTGGCGACCTCGGTGGGCATTACCGCCAAGGTGCTGCAGGAGCTGGGGCTGCTGGACGCCCGTTTCGCCCAGATCATCCTGGGCGCAGCCATCATTGACGACATTCTGGGCCTCACCCTGCTGGCAGTGGTGGGCAGCCTGGGCGCCGGAGAGAGCGTGGGTGCAGGCAAGGTGGCCCTGATTCTGGGTCTCAGCCTGGGGTTCGTGGCGCTGGTGCTGGCCCTGGGCCTCCCCCTGATCCGCCGCTTCGAGCCGCGTCTGCGCAGCCTGAGCCTCTCGCGCATGTTCAATGTGGCGGTCGTGGTGGGCCTGGGGGTGGCGGCCCTGAGCACCGTGGCGGGGCTGGCACCGATCATCGGGGCCTTTCTGGCGGGCATGGTGCTGGCCGAAGTCAAGGACGAGCTGGAGTTTGAAAGCAAGGTGCATGCGCTGGAAGCTTTTCTGGCCCCCATCTTCTTCGTGGTGGTGGGGCTGCAGGTGGACCTGGGCGTGCTGGGCAGCGCCGCCGTGCTGATCTCGGGCGGTGTGCTGACCCTGCTGGCGGTGGCCGGCAAGCTGCTGGGCGGCGTGCTGGGGGCGCGTGGCCTGGGCCGGGACGCGTGGCTGGTGGGCGTGGGCATGGTCCCGCGCGGCGAGGTGGGCCTGATTGTGATCAGCCTGGGGCTGGCGGCCGGCATCATTACGGGGCCGGTGTATGCCCAGGTGCTGCTGATGGTGCTGCTGACCACCGTGCTGGCCCCGCTGGCGCTGCGCGTGCTGGCGCGGCGGGTCCAGCCCACGTAA
- a CDS encoding 23S rRNA (cytosine(2499)-C(5))-methyltransferase encodes MPDAAPAPRPRLRLRVSPAAESHLRAGHPWVYESSLRGQNREGKAGELAVIYDRRDRFLAIGLYDPGSPLRVRVLHQGAPVTLDDGWWAAHLDAALARRAPLFGPETDGYRVINGESDGWPGLVVDRYAHTLVLKLYTAAWFAHLDRVLALLEARFADFAVVLRLSRNIQEKAAATGLHDGQVLRGDVGEGTVVFHETGLAFEADVVRGQKTGFFLDQRENRRRVEKYARDRRVLNAFSFSGGFSLYAARGGAREVVSLDISAHALASAARNFALNPGLSAPHETVQADVFEWLAQTRRTFDLVVLDPPSLARREQERAGAIRAYGKLAADGLRRLERGGVLLSASCSAHVSAEEFWNAVRDAATRSGRPWRELLTTQHAPDHHATFPEAQYLKAIYLQLD; translated from the coding sequence ATGCCGGACGCCGCCCCTGCCCCCCGTCCCCGCCTGCGCCTGCGGGTATCGCCTGCCGCCGAAAGCCACCTGCGCGCCGGGCATCCGTGGGTGTACGAGTCCAGCCTGCGTGGGCAAAACCGCGAGGGGAAGGCGGGCGAACTGGCCGTGATCTACGACCGCCGCGACCGCTTCCTGGCTATCGGCCTGTACGACCCCGGCAGTCCACTGCGCGTGCGGGTGCTGCACCAGGGCGCGCCCGTCACCCTGGACGACGGCTGGTGGGCCGCCCACCTGGACGCCGCCCTGGCCCGCCGCGCCCCGCTGTTCGGCCCGGAGACCGACGGCTACCGCGTGATCAACGGCGAATCCGACGGCTGGCCGGGGCTGGTGGTGGACCGTTACGCGCACACGCTGGTGCTCAAGCTGTACACCGCCGCGTGGTTCGCGCACCTGGACCGGGTGCTGGCGCTGCTGGAGGCCCGGTTTGCAGACTTTGCCGTGGTGCTGCGCCTCAGCCGCAACATTCAGGAGAAGGCCGCCGCCACCGGGCTGCACGACGGGCAGGTGCTGCGCGGTGACGTGGGAGAGGGCACCGTCGTGTTCCACGAAACCGGGCTGGCCTTTGAGGCGGATGTGGTGCGCGGCCAGAAAACCGGCTTCTTTCTGGATCAGCGCGAGAACCGCCGCCGGGTCGAAAAGTATGCCCGGGACCGCCGGGTGCTGAATGCCTTTTCCTTCAGCGGGGGCTTTTCGCTGTACGCCGCGCGGGGTGGGGCGCGCGAGGTGGTCAGCCTGGACATCAGCGCGCACGCCCTGGCGAGTGCGGCGCGCAACTTCGCCCTGAACCCGGGCCTGAGTGCCCCCCACGAAACGGTGCAGGCGGACGTGTTCGAGTGGCTGGCCCAGACCCGGCGCACCTTTGATCTGGTGGTTCTGGACCCGCCCTCGCTGGCACGCCGCGAACAGGAGCGGGCCGGGGCCATACGGGCGTATGGCAAGCTGGCGGCCGACGGCCTGCGCCGACTGGAGCGCGGGGGGGTGCTGCTCAGCGCCTCGTGCTCGGCCCATGTGAGCGCGGAGGAGTTCTGGAACGCGGTGCGGGACGCCGCCACCCGCAGCGGTCGCCCCTGGCGTGAGCTGCTCACGACCCAGCACGCCCCAGACCACCACGCGACCTTCCCGGAAGCGCAGTACCTCAAGGCCATTTACCTGCAACTGGATTGA
- a CDS encoding EAL domain-containing protein — protein sequence MPRRSQARPASGAEAASSLQALLQQAEALSFCDTAQAEALLLGALEQARAQRNVEGEGLALVILSSVYFYNSRYADATQANQQARALARTHGLSLVEARALSGLGINARVQGEFGQAMEHYLEALRLTQLTGDQENQMRILINIGVLRMNIGEYDLALEAQRQASEVALALGHRVGHSIATVNTVVTFYYLGRHAEAVALAAEHLPVLHDLKLRQNEAVMQAYVTHALVSQGEAARAAELARQTLPMAQALGNREHLVNLQSGYGRALHLLGELDAAHAELRSALDTARAYDLKVQERNLLGFLAEVCAAQALWADAYAYSQAAAALNHELHQQDNERRAKVLGAQMQLELHKREAEAERRRNLELSEVNTALQQAQDHLAYRAAHDALTGLANRAYFQAETERLLRELGGQHLGILFIDLDRFKQINDTLGHNVGDALLQQVGQRLTRCVRRGDLVARMGGDEFTLLLPGLRQAADAERVARKILRALAAPFVVGERELHVTASIGVAVSPQDGHDVTTLQKHADVAMYRAKQEGKNDVRTFSAPMAEEASERADLERDLREALGQQAFTLHYQPQVDLDTGTLRGFEALLRWQHPVQGAVPPAKFIPVAEESSLIVPLGAWVLREACRQVAAWQHLQPGLTVSVNVSPVQFNKQNFTSTVREALEATGLPARCLVLELTERTVLQDVAAATRQLGRLRALGVRISLDDFGTGQSSLGLLRHIPIDDLKIDRSFLPQPGDTAVTRRKASALIATLITLGQALQFHVVGEGVETGEQRDLLARLGCPAGQGYHLGRPVPAAEVEALLLGNRSANPCPGLVNG from the coding sequence ATGCCCCGTCGTTCCCAGGCCCGGCCCGCTTCCGGTGCCGAGGCTGCGTCCTCGCTGCAGGCCCTGCTGCAGCAGGCCGAAGCCCTGAGTTTCTGCGACACTGCCCAGGCCGAGGCGCTCTTGCTGGGCGCCCTGGAACAGGCGCGCGCCCAGCGCAACGTGGAAGGCGAGGGGCTGGCCCTGGTGATTCTCAGCAGCGTGTACTTTTACAATTCGCGCTACGCGGACGCCACGCAGGCCAACCAGCAGGCCCGGGCGCTGGCCCGCACCCACGGCCTGAGCCTGGTTGAAGCGCGCGCCCTGAGTGGCCTGGGCATCAATGCCCGGGTGCAGGGCGAATTCGGGCAGGCCATGGAGCATTACCTGGAGGCCCTGCGCCTGACCCAGCTGACCGGCGACCAGGAAAACCAGATGCGCATTCTGATCAACATTGGCGTGCTGCGCATGAATATCGGCGAGTACGACCTCGCGCTCGAAGCCCAGCGCCAGGCCAGCGAGGTCGCCCTGGCGCTGGGCCACCGGGTGGGGCATTCCATCGCCACGGTGAACACCGTGGTCACCTTCTATTACCTGGGCCGCCACGCCGAGGCGGTGGCGCTGGCGGCGGAACACCTGCCGGTGCTGCACGACCTGAAGCTGCGCCAGAACGAGGCCGTGATGCAGGCGTATGTCACGCACGCGCTGGTGTCGCAGGGCGAGGCCGCGCGCGCTGCCGAACTGGCCCGCCAGACCCTGCCGATGGCGCAGGCTCTGGGCAACCGCGAGCACCTCGTGAACTTGCAGTCGGGCTATGGCCGGGCCCTGCACCTGCTGGGCGAACTGGACGCCGCGCATGCCGAGTTGCGTTCGGCGCTGGACACCGCGCGCGCCTACGACCTGAAGGTGCAGGAGCGCAACCTGCTGGGCTTTCTGGCCGAGGTCTGCGCCGCGCAGGCGCTGTGGGCCGACGCCTACGCCTACAGCCAGGCCGCCGCCGCCCTGAACCACGAACTGCACCAGCAGGACAACGAGCGCCGCGCCAAGGTGCTGGGCGCCCAGATGCAGCTGGAACTGCACAAGCGCGAGGCCGAAGCCGAGCGGCGGCGCAACCTGGAACTGTCGGAGGTGAACACGGCGCTGCAGCAGGCGCAGGACCATCTGGCCTACCGCGCCGCCCACGACGCCCTGACCGGGCTGGCCAACCGCGCGTACTTTCAGGCCGAGACCGAGCGCCTGCTGCGCGAGCTGGGCGGACAGCACCTGGGCATTCTGTTTATTGACCTGGACCGCTTCAAGCAGATCAACGACACGCTGGGGCACAATGTGGGCGACGCCCTGCTGCAGCAGGTGGGCCAGCGCCTGACCCGCTGCGTGCGGCGCGGCGACCTCGTGGCGCGCATGGGGGGCGACGAATTCACGCTGCTGCTGCCGGGGCTGCGGCAGGCCGCCGACGCCGAGCGGGTGGCGCGCAAGATTCTGCGGGCGCTGGCCGCACCCTTTGTGGTGGGGGAGCGCGAACTGCACGTCACGGCCTCGATTGGGGTGGCGGTTTCGCCGCAGGACGGCCACGACGTGACCACGCTGCAAAAACACGCCGACGTGGCCATGTACCGCGCCAAGCAAGAGGGCAAAAACGACGTGCGCACCTTTTCCGCGCCAATGGCCGAAGAAGCCAGCGAACGCGCCGATCTGGAACGTGACCTGCGAGAGGCCCTGGGCCAGCAGGCCTTTACCCTGCACTACCAGCCGCAGGTGGACCTGGATACGGGCACCCTGCGCGGCTTTGAGGCGCTGCTGCGCTGGCAGCACCCGGTCCAGGGCGCCGTGCCGCCTGCCAAGTTCATTCCGGTGGCCGAGGAAAGCAGCCTGATCGTGCCGCTGGGCGCCTGGGTGCTGCGCGAGGCCTGCCGGCAGGTGGCCGCGTGGCAGCACCTGCAGCCCGGCCTGACCGTCAGCGTGAATGTCAGCCCGGTGCAGTTCAACAAGCAGAACTTCACCTCCACGGTGCGCGAGGCCCTGGAAGCCACGGGCCTGCCTGCCCGCTGTCTGGTGCTGGAGCTCACCGAGCGCACGGTGCTGCAGGACGTGGCGGCGGCCACCCGCCAGCTGGGGCGGCTACGGGCGCTGGGCGTGCGGATTTCGCTGGACGACTTTGGCACCGGCCAGAGCAGCCTGGGCCTGCTGCGCCACATTCCCATTGACGACCTGAAGATTGACCGCTCGTTCCTGCCCCAGCCCGGCGACACCGCCGTGACCCGGCGCAAGGCCAGCGCCCTGATTGCCACACTGATCACCCTGGGGCAGGCCCTGCAGTTTCATGTGGTGGGCGAGGGGGTCGAAACCGGCGAGCAGCGCGACCTGCTGGCCCGTTTGGGCTGTCCGGCGGGCCAGGGCTACCATCTGGGCCGCCCGGTGCCCGCTGCTGAAGTAGAAGCCCTACTGCTGGGCAACCGCTCGGCCAACCCCTGCCCCGGACTGGTGAACGGGTAG
- a CDS encoding SH3 domain-containing protein: MTLLRPGVRALCVALCLVTQAEAAAGWAAQGTALFPQPTTRSAALRVVAVNERLEIQRCSPVWCAVKVGGQFGWMLRAAVNMGGSCAVLVPLGLKDLRRHEAAYSAGRDPDGNGRACDQRDFLRMGGR, translated from the coding sequence ATGACCCTTCTTCGGCCCGGTGTGCGCGCGCTGTGCGTGGCCCTCTGCCTGGTCACCCAGGCGGAGGCGGCGGCCGGCTGGGCGGCCCAGGGCACCGCCCTCTTTCCCCAGCCCACCACGCGCTCGGCTGCATTGCGGGTGGTGGCGGTCAATGAGCGCCTGGAGATCCAGCGCTGCTCGCCAGTCTGGTGTGCGGTGAAGGTGGGCGGGCAGTTCGGCTGGATGCTGCGCGCCGCCGTGAACATGGGGGGAAGCTGCGCCGTGCTGGTGCCCCTGGGCCTCAAGGACCTGCGCCGCCATGAAGCCGCCTACAGCGCAGGGCGCGACCCCGACGGCAACGGCCGCGCCTGCGACCAGCGCGACTTTTTGCGGATGGGCGGCCGGTAG